The Mercurialis annua linkage group LG2, ddMerAnnu1.2, whole genome shotgun sequence genome contains a region encoding:
- the LOC126669494 gene encoding RING-H2 finger protein ATL74-like — METSPYRGHRLFLEKKTVAVPPSPTDAYASEATSFDTNMVLVIALLLCALICSLALNSLVRLALRCGYRVSSNSADSNQEQVTGLKKKTLTQIPEMKYELSGLNVTDCPICLGEFAEGENVRMLPKCKHGFHVKCIDKWLYSHSTCPLCRQPLADELSTVCCGSTEDREVHVRVRIPGLPEFRTGG; from the coding sequence ATGGAGACTTCGCCGTATCGCGGCCACCGGTTGTTCTTGGAGAAGAAGACAGTTGCAGTACCTCCTAGTCCTACTGATGCTTACGCAAGCGAAGCAACTAGTTTCGACACCAATATGGTTTTAGTCATAGCATTATTACTATGTGCATTAATTTGCTCTTTAGCTCTAAACTCCCTCGTCCGACTCGCTCTACGATGTGGCTACAGAGTCTCCTCCAATTCGGCAGACTCAAACCAAGAACAAGTCACCGGCCTGAAGAAGAAGACGCTGACTCAGATTCCGGAGATGAAATATGAATTGTCAGGACTAAATGTAACAGATTGTCCAATTTGTCTTGGAGAATTTGCGGAAGGTGAAAATGTGAGGATGTTGCCTAAATGTAAGCATGGTTTTCATGTTAAATGTATAGATAAATGGCTGTATTCACACTCGACTTGTCCGCTTTGCCGGCAACCGTTGGCTGATGAGTTGAGTACAGTGTGTTGTGGTAGTACAGAAGACCGGGAAGTGCATGTACGAGTACGGATTCCAGGGTTGCCGGAATTTCGGACCGGCGGGTAG
- the LOC126668590 gene encoding uncharacterized protein LOC126668590 has protein sequence MDQDLEVLWRKFSLTEDEQDVVELETPKQPDNSVAKYKRCVVGRLLSGKPFNAKALHKAMTGAWRVNGSFDVTDIGKGMFICEFKNVWDRNKVLREAPWHYDRQLIVLSEIKGDEQPSTMKLNNSPFWVRLCNIPLNCRDRDSVLRIGERVGPVMEVREEDLESWGKHVRVRIMVDITRPLKRGVMVRNNRGEKVWVFFRFEKLPNYCYWCGMLGHIHDDCEIMPEDIEAKDWPYSPALRASPFKRAVVSRSSSEREKYTSETDNEVGDTGPPTRRTLDMDEEGVVMGAIAKLDLGPANGRSIAVEGSSGNALGDAEEENSGTGVSAGSNEISSKLPQVVTSTREGIGGGGAAPTGKKNRGRANLKTVKAAARRGSHSKGNSSGKTEKKVVGDKRKLGLQLIDEPEDVVMEELCLKKVKLQLAGPTHELVLAETAEQSRCPL, from the coding sequence ATGGACCAGGACTTGGAAGTGTTATGGCGGAAGTTCTCGCTCACAGAGGATGAACAGGATGTGGTCGAACTGGAGACCCCAAAGCAACCAGACAACTCAGTTGCGAAATACAAAAGATGTGTGGTGGGAAGACTTCTTTCGGGGAAACCGTTCAATGCAAAAGCTCTCCACAAAGCCATGACCGGAGCTTGGAGAGTCAATGGTAGTTTTGATGTTACAGATATTGGTAAAGGGATGTTTATTTGCGAATTCAAGAATGTCTGGGATAGAAATAAAGTTCTTAGGGAGGCCCCATGGCACTATGATCGCCAACTAATTGTGCTATCAGAGATCAAAGGAGATGAACAGCCCTCCACTATGAAACTAAACAACTCACCCTTTTGGGTTAGGCTCTGCAACATTCCGCTCAACTGCAGGGACCGAGATAGTGTCCTCCGCATTGGAGAGCGAGTGGGGCCAGTAATGGAGGTTAGGGAGGAGGACTTGGAATCATGGGGAAAGCATGTTAGGGTGCGTATTATGGTAGACATTACCCGTCCGCTTAAGAGAGGGGTTATGGTCCGCAATAACAGAGGTGAAAAGGTTTGGGTTTTCTTTCGATTTGAAAAACTACCAAACTATTGCTACTGGTGTGGAATGCTCGGGCACATCCATGATGACTGTGAGATAATGCCGGAAGACATTGAAGCAAAGGATTGGCCTTATAGTCCTGCCCTCCGTGCTTCACCCTTTAAGAGGGCAGTTGTGTCCCGATCGAGTTCGGAGAGGGAAAAATATACTTCTGAAACAGATAATGAGGTTGGAGATACAGGCCCCCCTACACGAAGAACCTTAGATATGGATGAGGAAGGAGTAGTGATGGGAGCAATTGCTAAACTGGATTTAGGGCCAGCGAATGGGAGATCTATTGCTGTGGAGGGGAGCTCTGGTAATGCGTTAGGGGATGCAGAGGAGGAGAATTCTGGTACAGGGGTGTCTGCAGGCTCTAATGAAATTAGTTCAAAGCTACCTCAAGTAGTTACGTCCACAAGAGAGGGCATTGGAGGCGGGGGAGCGGCCCCTACGGGTAAAAAGAACCGAGGCAGAGCAAACTTAAAAACAGTGAAGGCAGCTGCTAGAAGAGGAAGTCACAGTAAGGGTAACAGTTCTGGCAAGACCGAGAAAAAGGTGGTAGGGGATAAACGGAAACTGGGACTGCAGTTGATTGATGAACCAGAAGATGTAGTGATGGAGGAACTTTGCTTGAAGAAGGTCAAACTTCAGTTAGCTGGTCCTACTCATGAGCTTGTTTTGGCGGAGACTGCTGAGCAGTCCCGCTGCCCATTATGA
- the LOC126667268 gene encoding uncharacterized protein LOC126667268 gives MGEMKSSTKGRMELEELYSGIPDESVNLTFQDFGKIHQEHANKIETIQETKQISNLNKLPSLDFSRGLQATMNHNHNHNHHHHHELDHHVGHHGHRDAEDMHVHGHHGRFGFAGTPSHHHGHADDMSMMSMNSTYPERGGTGRSRRPGIPHSNICTVCTTYVYIFKHRCLVCGRVYCRNCAAIGMGEMTEGRKCIECLGRRFSQRYIKRAGKVGCCSSYASTVKQAEMRWAEKGPRRSGERAYGHSTMVSRSVHQTTPTRPHLHSVSNSPSFVASPYSPHHHHLPL, from the exons ATGGGGGAGATGAAATCATCAACAAAAGGAAGAATGGAGCTTGAAGAATTGTATTCAGGCATCCCAGATGAATCCGTAAACCTAACATTTCAAGATTTTGGAAAAATTCATCAAGAACATGCAAACAAAATCGAAACAATTCAAGAAACTAAACAAATTTCTAATCTTAACAAATTGCCTAGCCTTGACTTCAGTAGAGGCTTACAAGCAACCATGAATCATAACCATAACCataaccatcatcatcatcatgagCTTGATCACCATGTAGGTCATCATGGCCATCGTGATGCGGAGGATATGCATGTGCATGGTCATCATGGACGATTTGGTTTTGCGGGTACTCCAAGCCATCATCATGGCCATGCAGATGACATGAGTATGATGAGCATGAACTCTACATATCCAGAAAGAGGTGGAACTGGAAGATCTCGACGGCCAGGAATTCCTCACTCTAATATTTGTACTGTGTGTACTACTTATGTTTATATTTTCAAACATCGGTGTTTG GTATGTGGTAGGGTTTACTGTAGAAACTGTGCAGCCATAGGAATGGGAGAGATGACAGAAGGAAGGAAATGCATTGAATGTCTAGGAAGAAGATTCAGCCAAAG GTATATTAAAAGAGCAGGAAAGGTAGGATGCTGTTCAAGTTATGCAAGCACAGTGAAGCAAGCAGAAATGAGATGGGCAGAGAAAGGTCCGAGAAGAAGTGGTGAGAGGGCTTATGGCCATAGCACAATGGTTTCAAGATCTGTCCACCAAACTACTCCTACAAGGCCACATCTCCATTCTGTCAGTAACTCTCCTTCCTTTGTTGCCTCACCTTATTCTCCTCATCATCATCACCTCCCTTTGTAG